In Zingiber officinale cultivar Zhangliang chromosome 11B, Zo_v1.1, whole genome shotgun sequence, a single window of DNA contains:
- the LOC122033829 gene encoding non-specific lipid transfer protein GPI-anchored 7-like, with product MANKIVFLMAVVVVAVVTKVKGQSPPECVAKLYPCKGQLNSTSPSRVCCLALQEVVRNDFACICSSFNNPSLLKTFNITSADAYRIAEACGSDLSACSAPSPYNPSASSKKGDNIKIAWFSVISSVFSWLSMTMIA from the exons ATGGCTAATAAGATTGTGTTTTTGATGGCGGTGGTGGTGGTTGCGGTGGTGACAAAGGTGAAGGGGCAATCACCACCCGAGTGTGTAGCAAAGTTGTATCCGTGCAAGGGGCAGTTGAACTCAACGAGCCCGTCCAGAGTCTGTTGCTTAGCATTACAAGAGGTGGTAAGGAATGACTTTGCTTGCATTTGCTCGTCCTTCAACAACCCTAGCTTGTTGAAGACATTCAACATCACGAGTGCTGATGCATATCGCATCGCCGAGGCTTGTGGATCTGACCTTAGTGCTTGCTCAG CTCCCTCTCCTTATAACCCTTCAG CTTCTAGCAAGAAAGGTGATAACATCAAGATAGCTTGGTTTAGCGTCATAAGCTCGGTATTCTCTTGGTTGTCAATGACAATGATTGCATAA